Genomic window (Takifugu rubripes chromosome 1, fTakRub1.2, whole genome shotgun sequence):
TCTTCATCAAGCTGGAGGCAGCGGGGACCTCGACCTTTCACCCAAATACATCAGAGGTCAACGGCAGACATTTTCATAAGCACTTAAATAGTCAAATGGTGAGAATGGAACAATATttggaggaaaaacaacccTGGCAACCATGCTGCcacgacccccccaccccacccccccacccctctacAACCAGCCCAGCCTGGCGCTGAGAGGAAGACACCATTTAGCTGTAATTATCAAAACACTCCCAACACACAGAGGacccaggagcagcagcagaaccaggagcagaaccaggagcagaaccaggggcagaaccagcagcagaaccaggagcagaaccaggagcagaaccaggagcagCTTTTCATTTGAACTGGAATTACGATGCGTTCAGGGCTTCTTTTGTTGCTCCTTTTTAGAGGTAAGATTTTGCTCATTCTCGATTTCTTTCTCCTATTTGTATAATTTAATAGCAAACGGGAAGCTGAGAGCTGTTTTCATAGCTTGTGATAATCTGATGAAACATGAGCTGAAACTAATTGAAAAGGACTCGAAGAGGAGCAGCACGAGGGTTTATTGCAGCTTCGTCGCTGCGTTTCCGGACAGCTGAGACACACTTAAAAATCTGTTCAGCCTCCTTGTTGGGATGGTTGTTGAGAGTGTTGTTAAAGGTGCACGTCAGATAAAGTTTAGTGCACGAGTAACAGATGCAGAATGTTGATGGAGTTTTAAAAATGTCCTGCTACGTAAAGCTGTTGAACGCCAGAGATAAGAGGAGGGTTAAAGAACTGCTTATAGTGTAGCGTGCACGCAATGATGTGCTCAGAGTTGCACGTATGTGACAGTTTCTCCACAAACGTGAGCTTTCATGAACTCTGACTGTCATCACTGTTTCCAGCTGCTGATGGGGGGAGGTTGTGCAGCTACCAGGACGTTTTAAACTACCTGAACCTGACCAAAAGCAACGAGCTGTTCTTCATGACCCGGCCCGTGAAGGACTATCAGCAGCCCACTGTGGTGtccgtggagctgctgctgtacgCCATTCTAGACGTGGTGAGGCTGTTAAAGGTCTAAATATCCCTGTGAATGGTCCAAACACTGGTCTCAGCTCCCTCGCCTGTCTTACATGGGACTCCTATTGATCCACATCTTTACAGATAGAGATCGCACAGACGTTTGTTCCTTACGTTTGGATCGATATGGTGAGTTTCACATTCGAATCACATTCTTCTGAACGAGATAATTTTGTCGAATGAAGGTTTATCTGAAGTCCCGGTTTAACTGTAGCGTTGGCAGAATCAATACATTCGATGGGATCCAGATGATTTTTGCGGCATTGAGACGGTTTCACTTCCTACTGATGTCTTGTGGAAACCAGATTTAACAATTGAGGAAATGTAAGTGTAAATCCACTTTTCCACAAGAACTCTTTCCTGATTAAAtcctgttttattgtgaaaagcagcatttcttCACGGAGGGGCGGTAATTCTGAGTGTTTCCTCggtctgccaccagggggcagtgtaGATACTTCCGTAATGAGTTTGCGCACTGTAAGCCAGCCTGTGTACGCGTATATCTTCATGTGTTACCACGCAGGACAGAAAAGGACAAAGCTCCCCCAAGTCCCCACTTGAGTATCCACAGTGACGGTTTGGTCAGAGTTCAGAATGACCACATGTTGGTCAGCACCTGCAGGATCCAAATCCACAAGTTCCCCTTTGACCACCAGACGTGCAACCTCTCCTTCAAGTCTGTTATACATTCGGGTCAGCCTGCAAACCATCAAGTTCTTCACTTTTCAGACATTAATGCGTGAGCTAAAGAAGGCAACGATCCATctttgtcctgttgttgtggtttTCCCCTCACACCAGTCAAAGAAATACAGCTTCACTCTCCCTGCTCCTCCAAGACCTCAGACATGACAATGAGGAGCCAATACGAATGGCTCTTTGTCAGTATGACCGTCACCAACAAGACTGTCGACATGTTCGACCTCAAGCAAGACATGCTAATCTATACTGTGAGTATCTATGCATGTAGCCCCCACCCTGGAGACCCTGAGTGCATGTGAAACAGCCTGAGCTACTCTGGTTCTATAGCACACTTCAACGGTTCAACCAGGCTTATATCATCTGGCAGATCACCATGAAGAGGCAGTCTCTCCTCTACATTGTCAACTTCTTGCTGcccatcctgttcctcctgagCCTGGATATCGCGTCCTTCTTTATCTCAGAACGAGAGGGCGAGAAGCTCGGCTTCAAGGTCACCGTGCTGCTGGCCGTCACCGTGATGCAGCTTCTTCTGAATGAAATCCTTCCCTCATCATCAGACCAGATCCCACTCATAGGTAGAGCACCAGAAGGCTGCCAGGCCGCTTTTAATTCGGAGTCTGGTTAAAATGCTTCCTAACTGATAAAAGGTGACGTTGTTGAGGGCACTTCCTGCACATGATTGTGTCGTTCCCCCTTCAGTCGTCTACTGTATTGGCATCTTTGGTTTGATGATGCTGAGCCTCCTGGAGACCATTCTGGTGATGTACCTGATGGAGAAAGACGATGGACCTCCAGAAGGTAAAGACTGAACAGCAGATGGTTTACacgcagcaaacaggaagttgtgcaTATTCCAGATATGCAGAGAAGTGTAACTTCTAACCTCCACTACGCTTCATAATTCTGTTTTTCTAAATGGGGCCTCCTACAAACACATACTTCTCCTTAAACTATCTGCTGCTACACGCTGGTGTTTAGATGCAGCATTAAGAAGCTTTACGTAATTTCTACTTTCAGACGTTAAAGCAGCTGCGCCCGTCTGTGATGTGTCTCCTGATGAAACACCAGCTGATCCATCAAAGGTTTGGACTGTTTTACTTTGATTTTTGCTCTTTCTTAACATGTTAAGAAACCTGTTAGTTGATGCATCTCCATCAATCATATGTGGctaaaacagatgtaaatacaTCACGTGTAAATACTACACTGTCAACAAAGTTCTGAAGTCCATGACCATATTCTGCAGGGGAACAGCGGCCGTGTGATGGAGGAGCCTTGTGATGATGAACAACTGTCACAGAAGCTCagcacatttttaaacacactgACTCGGAGCCTCGACGTCACTAAAGCGGAGGAGAAGCCGGCCAACTGGAAAAGAGTGACTAAAACAAtcaacacatttttctttgtcttctatCTTATAgctgttattgtgtttttgGCTTGGATTTTTTTCACTTGGACTGCAAAAGAATAATAGTGCATCATCAAAGTTACTGACGGTCATCAGTGCTCTGCAGAACAACCCAAAACACAGCTTTTATGTGTTTCACGAGTAGATGGTGCAGATGTAAATGTCAGCAAAAATATGCATGAAAGAGTTCAATAATGTATTCCACGTTATTATTCTGTTTTGTGTGCAATATATTGAGAATGATAATTTTCATGAGTCATGAAATTAAATTTAATGGGCCCCCTCAGTCGTGTTCTGGTCGCAAACATGAATAGAAAAGACCTATCTTTTATTTATATACAATGTATATTGCTTTAAAGGCACTTTAGAATCTGATTAAAAACTTTGTTTGAACCAATTATCTCCAGTTTATTAGGTTTTATTGCTCGCCGGCGTCGACGCCA
Coding sequences:
- the LOC101069938 gene encoding 5-hydroxytryptamine receptor 3A-like, giving the protein MRSGLLLLLLFRAADGGRLCSYQDVLNYLNLTKSNELFFMTRPVKDYQQPTVVSVELLLYAILDVIEIAQTFVPYVWIDMRWQNQYIRWDPDDFCGIETVSLPTDVLWKPDLTIEEMTEKDKAPPSPHLSIHSDGLVRVQNDHMLVSTCRIQIHKFPFDHQTCNLSFKSVIHSVKEIQLHSPCSSKTSDMTMRSQYEWLFVSMTVTNKTVDMFDLKQDMLIYTITMKRQSLLYIVNFLLPILFLLSLDIASFFISEREGEKLGFKVTVLLAVTVMQLLLNEILPSSSDQIPLIVVYCIGIFGLMMLSLLETILVMYLMEKDDGPPEDVKAAAPVCDVSPDETPADPSKGNSGRVMEEPCDDEQLSQKLSTFLNTLTRSLDVTKAEEKPANWKRVTKTINTFFFVFYLIAVIVFLAWIFFTWTAKE